tgcctggccggtggggctgctttagaattttaaagttttacttaattaatattgcatataggaatttatagtctgttatatgtgacctgtgcttctctctcctttatcttaaatgtgtgctctcactgagcgtgcgtgtgtgtgcgtgcgtgtctgtgtgtgtgcgcatacttgtctgtgtacgtgtgtgtgcgtgcgtgcgcgtccgtgtgtgtgtgtgtctatgtctatgtgtgttagtacgtgtgcatattgtgtgtgtggagtgttttgtatgtgggtatgtctgtcttctgtgttttcaactttttcttgtttttgcaggtacaactttaattgttttgcttgtagtcaatatgtcttatgtacagctgctttgtgacaatgaaaattgtaaaaagcgctatataaataaagttgagttgagtagtatATTTTCACATTATCAGCTTAATTAGAATGAGCTAATTTTAAAAGGTTATCAGCTTTACATGCAAACATTTTACATATTTGTACTCTGTTGTGTCCGAGTAAAAAACACTGGGTACCACTGGACGAGTGTGCTTCCAACTTGATTGCATTTCTCCGTTTTTTTGAAGAGAGTTGGGTATCTAAGAAGGCAAATGAACATTCATCTCAAAGTCAAATTATTAAGCATGCAAcatagggttgttccgatagacgatactatcgtgtatcggcgatccacaggctggcgatagaacgatctgattatattgaatatcgcccaacactaATGCAACATAAACCTATTCTGAATCCTGAAGTTTCGATCTATTCAATCTTGAATACGCTAGCCCAGTTCTAACCACTGATAATGTTAAAAGGGAAGATCCAATCAGGGAAGTCACTGAAGAGTCCCATAATTGCATCATTTAAGCAATGACTTAGTCTGGCTCATATTGCCCCTCGTTGGAGCATACCCGGTAGCTTTCTACTGTACTGTAACTACTCAAGCAGGAAAATGTGCCACACataatatgttaatattaaaaatgccTTTCAGGAAGAAGggagtatatatacagtactgtcCAACCTCTCAGTGATGCTTTAAAAGAATCAATGTGAGTTTCAGTATTACAGACAAAGCATCTTCCGCCAAGTCAAATCTAACGTAAACTAATTTCTGAACTATTCATCTCTAATGTCTTCTAATCTTGTTTTCTTCAAGGAAGCCAGCTATAGCCCTGATATAATGTATCACAAGTAACGTGCACCAGCAATGCTCTTTGTGCAGAACATAAAGCACTTGTGTGAAAGTGTATGTTACTCTTATGTTGAAATAGCTTCTGGCAGCAGTACTCCAGTTCCAAATGCAGCTTATTAAAAGATGAGTAAGGCAGTGGTTGCTATTTTTACACTACTTTGCAGTGCTGCAGTGGAACAGAGCAAAGGCCAGCAGAAAAAAAGAGGcagccacaaaaaaaaaaaacatgatgcgCTTGCATGCAGCCTGCGACCAGATATCATGAATTCTGACTTCAGCTTCCTGTTCCTGCAGTCAGAGTTGAGTGGCGCACGTTCACACATGGCTGAGGGGCTGTCTTACAAAACTGTGTGCAGCCCAGCTGAAGTGTGAAAGCTGTAGAGGCCAGCTTTAAATATTTCTTGACAAAGCAAGTCCATTTCTCTGCAGGGAAGAGGAAGTCTAACAAACAGACTACAACACATTCAAATTCAACTCATGTGCACTGAAAAATTCAAGACAGAAAATGCTTACTATAGCAATTCTATAGGACATTTATGCCTATTTTATGCATAGTTTACTATATATATTGAATATATGCAATAAAGAGATTTTTTCTGTTAAAAATTAACAGATGAACAAAATGTTCTATACTCTCAGACTGTGCTATGCATGTTTTTGAAACTTAATAATCATTAATGTCTGCATTCATAAAGAAatacaatgaaaataataaaagcaaattgGATTTTATATGATTTTACAAAAGTAACAACTGCCATAAACGTGGTATTTTGCTGGGctaatatattatatactatAATATCAGCAGACGATAACTTGGCGTAACAGCTGTCCATCACTGACAGACAGTTTCAAGTTTAAAGCGAAGCTCACAATCAAAACATATGAGGCCACACGCAGATTATTAGCACGTGACgaataaaatacaacaaaaataagCTATATTTAATAAATCCTTAGCATTTAATACCAAAACCCGACCAAGTAACGTTACATCTCAGTAGAAGGGAAGTGAACGCCGACCCTACGAGACACTTGCAGCGGTTCACCTCAGAAGCAAAAGACAACAGCCGTGATTGATTTCTGGCATAACAAGAGTTTAACAGTCAAAAACGCCGTATTCTTACCTTACAGTGGGGCTAAGACAAACtaaatatcatatgtatacagtgttcgcctttaaaatgtgtgttttccgcTCAGTCTGATGGATGTTGGACGAACTGCAGCGAATGACTTGTTTTTGCCGCTCTCACACTCTAGTCACGCACGCGCTACAAAAGACGCATTCGCGCTGGACAGGGACGCTCTGATTGGCTGGTGAAGTCTCCATACGACAGAACCGCGGCGTTTGGTTGGTTGCTCTAGCAGCATGTCACTAGAAAAGTGTTTCGAGTGACCAATAGTCATAAAGACAGTTTGAGCGCTCGGTTGTGGAAGGTGTTTGGggttttaataatacaaaataaagattttaaacTATCCTAAAATATTACACTTTAAATAAGCAACacatataatgtattattatgaaGCGACTCTAATTTGGTTTACTTGTTTATTCAGAATTGAACATTTGACATCACAGAAAGCTGTAAAATGTCAATTAAATGATGCAGTGTGCATTAACCTAGCAAAAATGTCATGTTCACATGTCTACCTATAACCGGCAGGCTAGAACAACTTTAAACCAATTAAGTTTAACATTGGATGAGAAGATTGTTAAGTGCAATTTCAAGATGTGCAGATTTTTACAGTTTGATGTTCAGTCCTTTAGGATTAGTGGAGCTTTAACTTGGGCAGCAATCTCTGCACCCATGAGCTCTTCAACTATAGTCAATGCAAACTCAAAGCTGGTTCCCGGCCCTCTGCTGGTGATCACGTTGCCATCCTTCTGAACACGAGCTTCtgaatatttataatgatctgcaaaaaaagtttattttactaaataaaataagaacagTTTACAAACACCAGTTTTAATTCTGTAATATGAAACATACTGAGATACACTGCACTGTAAAGCTTATCAGTCTTAAACATATAGTATGTAGCATGAAACTacttaatacattttttgtatgtgtACACAATTCATGTGCtgctttcattttatttgtccTACATTTGCAATGGGGTTTATTACTCACAGCACCCCCTGTAGGACATTGGATATGGCCATAGCTAGCACTGATGCTTTAAAGCATGCACGCTTGATTATAAGGACCTGAACAGAAATGATTAGACATGTAGAGACATTACCACCAGCCATCATCTTGTCCTTGGCACCCGGATGGGTAGTAACTGTGCTGCCATATGCAATACCATGAGCCAACAGAGCGGTTGGGCCTGAAACAAGTGAGAGAAATATATGCTGAACAACCTCTTCCATTACCCTTTAAAAGCAGAGAATTCTGCTCAAGTGAGTTGTTGAAGAGATGTATGCTGTAATCATTGTCATCACACTTCAAAATGTTCATCCCACCTTACAACAATGAGTAAAATATTCCAGATTTACACTAAAGGAGGGACTCCAGCAAGAATATCATAAAAACTTCGGGATAGCCATTTTAAAACAACCATCCACAACACTTAAATCCTGGTGGCAAGTTCTGCTTTATTCAGaatatgaaaattgtatttcttATTATTATGCTCTGGCTGCTTTATTTTGAGGTCTGCGCAAATACCATACTTGGTAGAAACAATGTGACTTTTATCATATGACTCCCAGAAAAGCATCAATACACTCTCATCTAAAATTAACcgtgtatactgtacatttccaTCTAAATCTGCAATCTGTATTTGAAGAAGCAACGGAAGAAGGGAAATATAAACAGAGGTCTAAAAATAACAGTTTGCTGCATTATCATTGGCAGCGTCCTGGCTGTGCACCGAGCTCATCTgaacagtaatgaaaacagagcTCTTAACTATTGATTGTGCACCTTGGCAGGCACCCAGTGAGATCTAGCGATTACACTTCCACTGGCAGGACGTTTGCTGACCGCTCAAATCCATGCTTCTACTGTTACAGTGTGAGCCGGAGAGAAGCTCAGTCCAGTAAAAGGAGGCATAATGGGCCTCACCACATGTCTTATGGTAAATCAAATCATCTGTAAATGCAACATATTTGAATACTGGTATACTTGAATAATGATATTGTGACAtggcgctttttacaattttgcagctttacagtaaatttaTATTCGGTACGTAGAGACATAAGGAAAAATAGAAATAAGAAAACACGAAATTATAGAAAACAGACAAATTATCATATAGAATATATAGTGTCTTACAAgcaacacaacacaatgtaCAAAGCAATACTAACTgcgtatgtttatttattagaataaaaCCCATATTAACAGGGGCCGGATTCATGAAATTACgattaagacaaaatataagattgttcttaagataaattataggaagttcGTAAGAATGTTCGTAAGTGcgattctcaaacatttcttaaaacgttctcaaatattttcttaagaacatctTAATTTTTGTCGTAAGAATAAAATGATATGCTTGGTCAATGATTGCACTCGCTTGCTCTTGTGGTAACTGTATATGTTTAACTATACAATAAACTTTatgtgtgtaacaagcacctcgcattcatatatagcctatatatatattagcATGTGATTTTTAGCTAAAATGTTAGCAAGCTTTAAACAAATTATACTtattataatactttttgtgtGTTACTACGGCATAATATTTGTGACCCTCTTCGTTTCGAGTTACTCTGTCccagaataatgtaaaaataatgaaaGTTAAAGTAAGGAGCTAGACCTTATCattattatatcaatataaatattCCTTAATGGCAAGTTAATCTCAAAACGATGATTCTAGCTCAATAAAATAGGTGCCACATGTGAAACAACCAAATACACGTATTAAACATTTgaccttttaagatttaagacaaccgtgagggCATGAGGATGTCTTAATTTTAAGATGATATTTACGACAGCTTTTGTTTCGAGAATTTGGattcttaattttttcctaAAATCAATCTTCAGAAATCTTcctaagaatgttttgtgaatccggccccagGTATTGGTCAGTGTAAGTACCATGAGCATATGCAACATATGCGtttatttatcctttacatTAAAAAGTATACCGAACCTACATCTACAGGCTATGTCATAAAGGTATTCCACAGCAAGAAAAGGAGCCATTTCTTGTTCATCAGAGTGTCCTAAGGGGACATGTGCCATTTTCTGGGACGCTCCCCTCTGTTCTCTGTGGCCACATGGGCTCAGTGTCCCCATTCATGCCCTTCACAAGCCCTTGAACGGCAAAGCTGATAGCTCACATCTCTACCTTCAATTCGCTTATAGATGAAGATGGATGGGTTTAATGTTGCCCATTATTACTCCTCATTACTCCATATTATCCTCATAGTTTGTATTTCAGATTTTTAGTTTGCAGTCATAATTCTAATCCAACTGTGAGCACCATATTGACATGTGCACACATCATGAATAAAACTATCCAGACGGTTCAGATATCGTACATTACCAAAGGCCTGCTGGGAAATTCATATCGGaagacaaaaataatataagacTTCTCTTCTTGACATTTTGCCTAATGGAGCAGCATTGAAATATCTcaaataaattatgtttatctAGAAGAAGGTTAATGTGTGCACGGGGGTCACGATATGAAGATTACCTGCACAGATTGCAGCGATCAGACCCTTCCTGCCCTCTTGGTCCTTCAACACTTCTTTCACTGCGGGAGACTacaacacgcacacatataaacacacacagacacatacagtacaccatATGTATTACTAAAATCACTCTAACACTGGCACGACACCTCTgaaatatacataattatgcAATGTTTATATTTCACAATGCCTCTACATTTCTAACCTCAGCAGATGACTCAAAGATGCTTTCTGTGTAGTCCTTTCAAAAGGATGCAGCAGAATGTTATGCAAGATGTGTATGGTGTGAAATATGGTGTGGAATGTGTTCAAAAATACATGACTAAAAGACATTAGTACCTCAGACAGGTTCTGAGCTCCGAGCAAACCTCCAGGGAGCAGAACGACATCATATGGACCCTGTAAAGAAATGACATACAAGAGATGCTTTCATTATCTTATCAAAAAAATCCTCAAAAAAATGGGCTTTGTTAAACAAAATACGTTAGaatcatgattttttatttagttattgcaaaaatataattttataaaactGCAACTTACACAAAAAAGTGGTACATTTTTGCACTGTTAGTGGCATGTCATTATTTGGCCAGAAGATGGAGACATTACTCCATTCAAGTGTATCTTAACTTCATTCAGCTTAAGTTTACAAAAAATTCAGATTTAGATATGAAATACAGTAGAACAGCTGTGAACCACTCAAGTAAAACTCAAATTAAATCTGATATAAATGACAACACGTGATGTGTTTAAAGACGTCATTTTACATTGTCCCAGGTACCCAGATCCAGACTTAAAGCATGTAATGTATTAcatgcatgcatgtattagacgcgtaaaattgcaaaaattaaagtgtcggaacaaaatatgcattcaatctaaaagcgaatgctcacccagacctgtctgaaacgcctcgtgtaaccacacccccacaaatctacgtcagtttgtggtatgatttgactaagaccgcccaaatgtatacgcaagtaaggaggtgtacctgtcagtacaaatgaagaggaacctgatgttccaaatatggtcagaggagttacatttccgtcacacgcttgcagtatttgaccaatcactacgcactggttaactggccaatcatagcacacctcgcttttcagagccatgagctttgtcaaaaatctgcacgtttcagaaaggcggggcaaagaggagatacaaacatgcacggtatgagGAAAATACCGCGTTTGTTAACATTacatcgtgtatacacatttcattacatctaaaacaaatgat
This portion of the Triplophysa rosa linkage group LG20, Trosa_1v2, whole genome shotgun sequence genome encodes:
- the park7 gene encoding Parkinson disease protein 7 homolog, with the translated sequence MAGKRALVILAKGAEEMETVIPVDVMRRAGIAVTVAGLAGKEPVQCSRDVMICPDSSLEDARKQGPYDVVLLPGGLLGAQNLSESPAVKEVLKDQEGRKGLIAAICAGPTALLAHGIAYGSTVTTHPGAKDKMMAGDHYKYSEARVQKDGNVITSRGPGTSFEFALTIVEELMGAEIAAQVKAPLILKD